A window of Corvus hawaiiensis isolate bCorHaw1 chromosome 17, bCorHaw1.pri.cur, whole genome shotgun sequence contains these coding sequences:
- the FNDC11 gene encoding fibronectin type III domain-containing protein 11 yields the protein MAKVLHENETSSDTPRHAPREEQDDNASMEKYLRNKNLVLDFLNSDLNAHHLQYHWNKVHLLKKCYFYLKFQPRHVCVRDQNNMMIFADILQIANPCQLQKIKKVGKKQTEIQLALLTELLEQLERGREELSRYVQICDVETFLSQWDLNIKRVLKLSMFLNKLIALEEPRKLHVKHSLVSQIHLGGALHPPISFSLYTKKPPLFDRIESFACQTWVQLKWFTESQESHLERWQLEVKLVTDNSQTEPGYGRIQEVMSNPCIIDHLQPGRLYEFKVRRSDTHTLVYSQWHDCIILKTKSHPVEDTKEAPNRSLMRRLTRPALSL from the coding sequence ATGGCTAAGGTTTTGCATGAGAATGAAACCAGTTCGGACACCCCAAGACATGCACCCAGAGAAGAACAGGATGACAATGCCAGCATGGAGAAGTACCTGAGAAACAAAAACCTTGTTTTGGATTTCCTGAACTCTGACTTGAACGCCCACCACCTCCAGTACCACTGGAACAAAGTTCATCTTCTGAAGAAGTGTTACTTTTACTTGAAGTTTCAGCCCAGACACGTGTGTGTGAGAGACCAGAACAATATGATGATTTTTGCTGACATCTTGCAAATAGCAAACCCCTGCCAACTCCAGAAGATCAAGaaggtgggaaaaaaacagaCTGAAATCCAACTGGCACTTTTAACTGAGCTGTTGGAACAGCTGGAACGAGGTCGGGAGGAGTTGAGCCGTTACGTACAGATCTGTGACGTGGAAACTTTCCTCTCCCAGTGGGACTTGAATATAAAGAGAGTGCTCAAGCTCTCCATGTTTTTAAATAAGCTCATTGCCTTGGAAGAGCCAAGGAAGCTCCATGTCAAGCACAGTTTGGTGTCACAGATACATCTTGGAGGTGCTCTACACCCTCCCATTAGTTTTTCTCTCTATACGAAGAAGCCGCCGCTTTTTGATCGGATAGAGTCATTTGCATGCCAGACCTGGGTCCAGCTCAAGTGGTTCACTGAAAGTCAAGAGTCACACCTTGAACGATGGCAGCTGGAGGTCAAGCTAGTGACAGATAACAGTCAGACAGAACCAGGATACGGCCGGATCCAGGAAGTCATGTCCAACCCGTGTATAATCgaccacctgcagcctggcaggtTGTATGAGTTCAAAGTGAGGAGATCCGACACTCACACGCTCGTCTACTCGCAGTGGCATGACTGCATTATATTGAAGACAAAATCTCACCCTGTTGAAGACACCAAGGAAGCCCCCAACCGCAGCCTGATGAGGCGGCTTACAAGACCGGCTCTCTCACTTTAA